In Lewinellaceae bacterium, a single window of DNA contains:
- a CDS encoding KilA-N domain-containing protein produces the protein MAKKKKSLTVQGSEITLLPKRGREEYFSLTDIAKKFNADNPSVLIVNWFRNKDTIEFLGVWEKLHNPDFNLIEFDKIKNEAGTNRFVLSMSRWIKETKAIGVQSKAGRYGGTFAHRDIALGFCYWLSPPFQLYLIKEFQRLKEIEARERHEALDWNIKRILAKINYSIHTDAIKETLIPPRLAQNKTSGLVYAGEADILNLALFGMTAKEWRMQNPEARGNIRDQATTEQLLVLANLEAINAELIRSGLSQDERVIRLNEAAITQMRSILSSPSTSKLPPPDKE, from the coding sequence ATGGCTAAGAAAAAAAAATCACTCACGGTTCAGGGAAGCGAGATTACTTTGCTGCCGAAAAGAGGGCGGGAGGAATATTTCTCCCTGACCGATATCGCCAAGAAATTCAATGCCGATAATCCGTCCGTTCTTATTGTCAACTGGTTCAGAAACAAGGACACTATCGAATTTCTGGGCGTTTGGGAAAAACTCCATAACCCGGATTTTAATCTTATCGAATTCGATAAGATTAAAAACGAAGCAGGCACGAACCGCTTCGTGCTTTCCATGTCTCGGTGGATCAAGGAAACCAAAGCCATTGGCGTCCAGTCCAAAGCCGGACGTTATGGAGGTACCTTCGCCCACCGCGACATCGCTCTGGGTTTCTGCTACTGGTTGAGCCCGCCTTTCCAGCTTTATCTGATTAAAGAATTCCAGCGCCTCAAGGAAATCGAAGCGCGAGAACGACATGAAGCTTTAGACTGGAACATTAAGCGTATTCTGGCCAAGATCAATTACTCCATTCATACCGATGCAATCAAAGAAACATTAATCCCGCCCCGCTTGGCACAAAACAAAACCAGTGGCCTGGTCTATGCTGGGGAAGCTGATATTCTAAACCTTGCCTTGTTCGGCATGACCGCCAAAGAGTGGCGGATGCAAAATCCGGAAGCCAGAGGAAACATTAGAGATCAGGCCACAACAGAGCAATTACTCGTTTTGGCAAACCTGGAAGCCATAAACGCCGAATTGATACGGAGCGGCTTAAGCCAGGATGAACGGGTGATCCGGTTGAATGAAGCAGCAATTACACAAATGAGATCTATTCTTTCATCTCCAAGTACCTCAAAACTCCCGCCTCCAGATAAAGAATAG